DNA sequence from the Acidobacteriota bacterium genome:
TCGACCACGAGCAGTTGACGTACCGCTCGCAGGGGCGCGATTTCCGCCTGACCGACGTCGAGGGGATCGTCGTAGACGACATCATCGTCTGACACTGGGTGCGCCGGCGTTCCCGCCGGCATCCGGCGCGAAGCGCCGGCTTCCGGACCTTCTACCGCGGTCGGCAACTGCCGTAACCTGTTCCCATGACCATCGCGCCCGTCGATCTCTTCATCATCGTCGTCTACCTGCTGGGCATTCTCTTCGTCGGCCTCTGGTCGGTGCGCAGGATCAAGCGGCACACCAGCGAGTCGTACTTCCTGGCAAGCCGCAACCTGAAGTGGCCCGTGGTGGGGGCCGCGCTGTTCGCCTCGAACATCTCGACGATTCACCTGGTCGGGCTCGCGGAGAGCGGCTTCGGCGTCGGCATGGTCGTCGGCAACTACGAGTGGATGGCGTCCTTCACGATCATCCTGCTCAGCCTCGTCTTCGTGCCGATCTACTTCAGGAGCCGGATCACGACGCTGCCCGAGTTCATGGAGCGGCGCTACAGCCCGGCCGCCCGGACCACGCTGTCCTTCATGTTCATCATGTCGGCGATGCTGATCCACATCGGCATCAGCCTCTACGCCGGCGCCGCCGTGTTCGAGCGGTTCTTCGGCATCCCGTCGTTCATGTCGATCGCGATGATCTCGATCATCACGGTGATCTACACCGTGGTCGGGGGCCTGCGGGCGGTCGTCGTCACGGAGACGATCCAGACCGTCATCCTGCTCGGCGGCGCCATCCTCATCACGGTCATCGCGATGACCAGACTCCCCGGCGTGGGGATCGACTCCTACGCCGATCTCCTCGAAGCGACGAAGCCGAACCAGCTCAGCATGATTCACCTCCCCGGGGAAGAGGGATTCGACCCCGGGTCGATCTGGTACGGCTTCCTGCTGGGCTTCCCCATTCTCGGCCTCTGGTACTGGTGCACCGACCAGACGATCGTTCAGAGGGTGCTGGGCGCGGGAACCCTCCGCGATGCGCAGCACGGCGCGCTGTTCGCTTCCCTGCTCAAGTTCCTGCCCCCGCTCTTCATGGTGCTGCCGGGCGTGTTCGCCTACGTGCTCTTCCGGGACATCATCGCCGAGCCGACGGACGCCCTGCCGACGCTGATCACCGAGCTGCTGCCGACCGGGCTCATCGGCATCATGGCGGCGGCGTTGCTCGCGGCCCTGATGAGCACGATCGCGGCCGCGGTGAACAGCACGGGGACGCTCGTCGCCGTCGACATCGCGAAGCACTTCCGGC
Encoded proteins:
- a CDS encoding sodium/solute symporter (Members of the Solute:Sodium Symporter (SSS), TC 2.A.21 as described in tcdb.org, catalyze solute:Na+ symport. Known solutes for members of the family include sugars, amino acids, nucleosides, inositols, vitamins, urea or anions, depending on the system.); translated protein: MTIAPVDLFIIVVYLLGILFVGLWSVRRIKRHTSESYFLASRNLKWPVVGAALFASNISTIHLVGLAESGFGVGMVVGNYEWMASFTIILLSLVFVPIYFRSRITTLPEFMERRYSPAARTTLSFMFIMSAMLIHIGISLYAGAAVFERFFGIPSFMSIAMISIITVIYTVVGGLRAVVVTETIQTVILLGGAILITVIAMTRLPGVGIDSYADLLEATKPNQLSMIHLPGEEGFDPGSIWYGFLLGFPILGLWYWCTDQTIVQRVLGAGTLRDAQHGALFASLLKFLPPLFMVLPGVFAYVLFRDIIAEPTDALPTLITELLPTGLIGIMAAALLAALMSTIAAAVNSTGTLVAVDIAKHFRPGLSETSQVRIGRVSSVVVMSVAIAWSTQGERFGSIFEAINKLPAQFIAPPIATVLLWGVFWRRGTRQAGTFTLLFGFVAGFIIFLFDMGFGFLGGVQYVSDPVNGLGIPFLLQAWWYFCILSVIYVAVSLATPPPKPEQIDGLTWDKPYAFLARSEITGVRDPRLLAALLAAALVVMYVLVR